In Rariglobus hedericola, the following proteins share a genomic window:
- a CDS encoding VOC family protein: MPTLNPAVRIGHVHLKVADLDRALAFYCGVLGFEIQQRFGTQAAFISAGGYHHHIGLNTWESRGGTPPAPGTTGLYHTAILYPDRATLADALRRLVTAGIKIDGAADHGVSEAIYLRDPDQNGVELYRDRPQSEWPRTPNGELAMFSHPLDLDALLAEV, from the coding sequence ATGCCAACACTCAATCCCGCCGTCCGCATCGGTCACGTTCACCTCAAGGTCGCCGATCTCGACCGCGCCCTCGCCTTCTACTGCGGCGTCCTCGGCTTCGAGATTCAACAACGCTTCGGCACGCAGGCCGCGTTTATCTCCGCCGGCGGTTATCACCACCACATCGGTCTCAACACGTGGGAAAGCCGTGGCGGCACCCCGCCCGCGCCCGGCACCACCGGCCTCTACCACACCGCGATTCTCTACCCGGACCGCGCCACGCTGGCCGACGCCCTGCGTCGCCTCGTCACCGCCGGCATCAAGATCGATGGTGCCGCCGACCACGGTGTGAGCGAAGCGATTTACCTCCGCGACCCCGATCAGAATGGCGTCGAACTTTATCGCGACCGTCCCCAGTCCGAATGGCCGCGCACGCCGAACGGCGAGCTCGCCATGTTCAGTCACCCGCTCGATCTGGACGCTTTGCTCGCCGAGGTCTGA
- a CDS encoding YcxB family protein has translation MKLRYTLTRWDLFRAQLRGFMCNNRALLWLILIAAIYMFYTSMTGSYTADHSLVVKLLTAFMMVCVVIGAAFLGGMTVTVLNLFLSKGKGVLGEHTLEVTEEGLEERTEFNVSLQRWNGIPRVLKIGRSYMIYITDASAHVIPPPSGILEGDAEQFIATVRAKIKTD, from the coding sequence ATGAAGCTTCGTTACACGCTCACGCGTTGGGATTTGTTCAGGGCTCAACTGCGGGGATTTATGTGTAACAACCGGGCTCTGCTTTGGCTGATACTGATCGCAGCCATTTACATGTTCTACACGTCTATGACCGGAAGTTACACGGCCGATCATTCGCTAGTCGTAAAACTACTCACGGCTTTCATGATGGTGTGCGTCGTAATCGGTGCTGCCTTCTTGGGAGGAATGACCGTGACCGTATTGAATCTTTTTTTATCCAAGGGAAAGGGCGTGCTGGGCGAACATACCTTGGAGGTGACCGAAGAGGGGCTGGAAGAACGCACCGAGTTCAATGTGTCTCTGCAGCGGTGGAACGGGATTCCGCGGGTGCTGAAGATTGGCCGGTCATACATGATATATATCACGGATGCCTCTGCTCATGTCATACCGCCGCCATCCGGCATACTGGAGGGCGACGCGGAGCAGTTCATCGCTACGGTTCGTGCCAAGATCAAAACAGACTGA
- a CDS encoding phosphotransferase family protein: MLPSLLPRPPTDFQQPPTAAEITAFAARLLGPDAMITEAVELGGGAFNNTFRLTTADGRRSILRISPPPAHPLIFHVEHHLLRREHSLTPWLSAVSEFLPRTLATDFSHEICPRDAILSEFIEGENWDAVMPTLTPVDNDALWRELAALLRRIHATPAPHFGWKSPATPHPRWSDFILGNIRGLLADCQKLGLPDTEARVWTAVAERCAPALDLISEPRVLHGDPWPKNVLIRRDDGAPRIVALLDHERGGFGDPQSEWVFHGCDFPPVFWEAYGPRPTDSASQIRAHLYRGTIAIQCLLESTRYPDVDTATPRQHLTTATQKLQNLLTKL, translated from the coding sequence GTGCTCCCCAGCCTCCTTCCGAGACCCCCGACCGATTTCCAACAACCGCCCACCGCCGCGGAAATCACCGCGTTCGCCGCACGCCTCCTCGGACCCGACGCAATGATCACCGAAGCCGTCGAACTCGGCGGCGGCGCCTTCAACAACACCTTCCGCCTCACCACCGCCGACGGACGCCGCTCGATCCTGCGCATCTCCCCGCCACCCGCGCACCCGCTGATCTTCCACGTCGAGCACCACCTGCTCCGCCGCGAACACAGTCTCACGCCCTGGCTCTCCGCCGTCTCCGAATTCCTCCCGCGCACCCTCGCCACCGACTTCAGCCACGAAATCTGCCCCCGCGACGCCATCCTCAGCGAATTCATCGAAGGCGAAAACTGGGACGCCGTCATGCCCACGCTCACGCCCGTCGACAACGACGCCCTCTGGCGCGAACTCGCCGCCCTCCTCCGCCGCATCCACGCCACCCCCGCGCCCCACTTCGGTTGGAAGTCCCCCGCGACGCCTCACCCCCGCTGGAGCGACTTCATCCTAGGCAACATCCGCGGACTTCTCGCCGACTGCCAAAAGCTCGGCCTGCCCGACACCGAAGCCCGCGTTTGGACCGCCGTCGCCGAACGCTGCGCCCCCGCCCTCGATCTCATCTCCGAACCCCGCGTCCTCCACGGTGACCCTTGGCCCAAAAACGTCCTCATCCGCCGCGACGACGGAGCCCCGCGTATCGTCGCCTTGCTCGACCACGAACGCGGCGGCTTCGGCGACCCGCAAAGCGAATGGGTCTTCCACGGCTGCGACTTCCCTCCGGTTTTTTGGGAAGCCTACGGCCCGCGCCCTACCGACTCCGCGTCCCAAATCCGCGCCCACCTCTACCGAGGCACCATCGCCATCCAATGCCTCCTCGAAAGCACCCGCTACCCCGACGTGGACACCGCCACCCCGCGCCAGCATCTCACCACCGCCACCCAAAAGCTTCAGAACCTGCTAACCAAACTCTAG
- the ligD gene encoding non-homologous end-joining DNA ligase, protein MSLKAYIKKRDFKKTAEPRGKIAEGKSYRFVIQKHAASRLHYDFRLEIDGTLKSWAVPKGIPFAHGEKRLAVHVEDHPVSYIDFEGTIPKGQYGGGTVMVWDRGRFTPDTATPGKDLAGGKLHFTLKGKKLKGAWYLVRIRDPEANQWLLIRGGDDMKPVSAKQDDTSVLSGKSMKALGESDQVWESKPAPAAKPRKTKSVAAPATAKPKARPAPRVAPLKFVEPMKARLADSPPAGDWTYEIKFDGFRALALKNAAGTQLLSRNEKDLAEKFPEVAAAVAALGVDDAIIDGEIVALDDQGRSSFQLLQAYELGDAKPPLHYYVFDLLRLNGESLVDLPLAERKARLKKLLGRKTAGVIRYSASLGSDVDALLKQAQSVGLEGLIGKRTDSPYETGRRSGAWIKLKLHHEQEFVIGGYTPPAGSRTHFGALLIGVHQGKKLLFTAKVGTGFNHALLRALHDRFQKLLRESCPFDNLPETKTSRYGQTITASVMKTCRWIKPVLVCQVRFSEWTRDGSLRQPVFLGLREDKSAAEVVREKAAA, encoded by the coding sequence ATGTCGCTCAAGGCCTACATCAAGAAGCGCGACTTTAAGAAGACCGCCGAGCCGCGCGGCAAAATCGCGGAGGGCAAATCCTACCGTTTCGTCATCCAGAAACACGCCGCCTCGCGCCTGCACTACGACTTCCGCCTGGAGATCGATGGCACGTTGAAATCCTGGGCCGTCCCCAAGGGCATTCCCTTCGCACATGGCGAGAAACGTCTGGCCGTCCATGTCGAGGATCACCCCGTGTCCTACATTGATTTCGAGGGGACCATTCCCAAGGGGCAATATGGCGGCGGCACCGTGATGGTGTGGGATCGCGGCAGGTTCACGCCCGACACCGCCACCCCGGGCAAGGACCTCGCCGGCGGCAAACTCCACTTCACCCTTAAGGGCAAAAAACTGAAAGGCGCCTGGTATCTCGTCCGCATCCGCGATCCCGAGGCCAACCAGTGGCTGCTCATCCGCGGCGGCGACGACATGAAGCCGGTTTCCGCGAAGCAGGACGACACCTCCGTTCTCTCCGGCAAATCCATGAAGGCGCTCGGCGAAAGCGACCAGGTGTGGGAATCAAAACCTGCGCCCGCTGCCAAGCCGCGCAAAACCAAGTCTGTCGCGGCACCTGCCACCGCGAAACCCAAGGCCCGCCCCGCGCCCCGCGTTGCGCCACTGAAATTCGTCGAGCCGATGAAGGCCCGCTTGGCCGATTCGCCGCCCGCCGGCGACTGGACGTATGAGATCAAGTTCGACGGCTTCCGCGCGCTCGCGCTGAAAAATGCCGCCGGCACTCAGCTGCTCTCGCGCAACGAAAAGGACCTCGCGGAAAAATTCCCGGAGGTCGCCGCCGCCGTGGCCGCCCTCGGCGTGGACGACGCGATCATCGACGGAGAGATTGTCGCCCTCGACGATCAGGGCCGCTCTTCGTTCCAGCTCCTGCAGGCCTACGAACTCGGTGACGCGAAGCCGCCGCTCCATTACTACGTGTTCGACCTGCTTCGTCTCAACGGTGAGAGCCTCGTGGATCTCCCGCTCGCCGAGCGCAAGGCGCGCCTCAAAAAGCTCCTCGGGCGCAAGACCGCCGGCGTGATCCGTTACTCCGCCTCGCTGGGCTCCGATGTGGACGCGCTCCTGAAGCAGGCGCAGTCGGTCGGGCTCGAGGGCCTGATCGGCAAGCGCACCGATTCCCCGTATGAAACCGGCCGGCGCAGCGGCGCGTGGATCAAGCTCAAGCTCCACCACGAGCAGGAGTTCGTCATCGGCGGCTACACGCCGCCCGCCGGCAGCCGCACGCATTTTGGCGCGCTGCTCATCGGTGTGCACCAAGGGAAGAAGCTCCTGTTCACCGCCAAGGTCGGCACGGGTTTCAACCATGCGTTGCTGCGCGCCCTGCATGACCGTTTTCAAAAACTGCTCCGCGAGTCGTGTCCGTTCGACAATCTGCCCGAGACGAAAACCTCGCGCTACGGGCAGACCATCACCGCCTCCGTCATGAAAACCTGCCGCTGGATCAAGCCGGTGCTCGTGTGCCAGGTGCGTTTCTCCGAGTGGACGCGCGACGGCAGCCTGCGCCAGCCCGTCTTCCTCGGCCTGCGCGAGGACAAGTCCGCCGCGGAGGTCGTCCGCGAAAAAGCCGCCGCCTGA
- a CDS encoding tetratricopeptide repeat protein, producing the protein MTFTRPRPSSLTATCGLLSLSALLLAATARAENPYNYRYGTMAHENARASNAYNDRINAPVTNRAGYTPDFSSTINQIRQTMGTKAPFDSRTGSERYQDEQRAAEARMWAKASEEIAKLPRPSAPPKPALLTTLRAEANDGNVETMHRLGTILFYAFDGTDTKAEGLAWFKRAAARGDAKATNELLSIYLGKSAYADFPAAVQIFTDKARAGDDHCTRQLADAYLTGIPGKLEANPQKAVEFLELGAARGEGYCGITLGRAYRDGQLLPKNVAQDSAKAIATYRQLIEVQRAHPELKSYNYYTGSAGWEWFQLELAARPDLAGIPADTLSLWEFAATRGELSTVASTHRLAAALGALYDEGKVVPRDADKALLFHSISVSGFTEGSKTDPEWNAVIFDDVRQSRVLALVADRLLARPQPWPPISMLGTIAPATKANVSDLYGAAVNFAKRSKVPFPHPSLMLYRLSADPAYKLTSDTTKWIPFLAESLELGEVPAEPATADSADYAALLYEHAVLVRAESYEGIQKSIAAFQVSWARGYTPAALPLAELTDDGYLPGGRDAAKQLARAGAEKGDPYCAAQLGSWLTGELVAQPKPDPALVAESRRWLRQAFKANIERVTEDLADNYAANGDYRQAALNYRVGLRQAPSPRLQAGYAELLAAGKGDEKPDPKKAFELLKTAATEDPRYLVRLAQVIERAEWGATKDMNEVRELLERALYGASEWKAGIELARIYHTGVDGEKNEDRAANMLRAAGERGGAEAALAVAAAYEKGDIIDKDPTQVAYWKKVAIEGINLDPG; encoded by the coding sequence ATGACTTTCACGCGCCCGCGTCCGTCCTCGCTCACCGCCACCTGCGGACTCCTGTCGTTGTCCGCGCTTCTCCTGGCCGCCACCGCCCGCGCCGAGAATCCCTACAACTACCGATACGGCACGATGGCCCACGAGAACGCCCGCGCGTCCAACGCCTACAACGACCGCATCAACGCCCCCGTCACCAACCGCGCCGGCTACACACCCGACTTTTCGAGCACGATTAATCAGATCCGCCAGACGATGGGCACCAAGGCCCCGTTCGACAGCCGCACCGGCAGCGAGCGCTACCAGGACGAACAACGCGCCGCGGAAGCGCGTATGTGGGCCAAGGCCAGTGAAGAAATCGCCAAACTCCCTCGCCCCTCCGCCCCGCCCAAGCCCGCTCTACTGACCACCCTGCGCGCCGAAGCCAATGACGGCAACGTCGAGACCATGCACCGTCTCGGCACCATTTTGTTCTACGCCTTCGATGGCACCGACACCAAGGCCGAGGGCCTCGCCTGGTTCAAACGCGCCGCCGCCCGGGGCGACGCCAAAGCCACCAACGAACTTCTCTCCATTTACCTCGGGAAATCCGCCTACGCCGACTTCCCCGCCGCCGTCCAAATCTTCACCGACAAAGCCCGCGCCGGTGACGACCACTGCACCCGCCAGCTCGCCGATGCCTACCTCACCGGCATTCCCGGCAAACTCGAAGCCAACCCACAAAAAGCCGTCGAATTCCTCGAACTCGGCGCCGCCCGCGGCGAGGGCTACTGCGGCATCACCCTCGGCCGCGCCTACCGCGACGGACAACTCCTCCCCAAGAACGTCGCTCAGGACAGCGCCAAGGCCATCGCCACCTATCGCCAGTTGATCGAGGTCCAGCGCGCCCACCCCGAGCTCAAATCCTACAACTACTACACCGGTTCCGCCGGTTGGGAATGGTTTCAACTCGAGCTCGCCGCCCGCCCCGATCTCGCCGGCATCCCCGCCGACACCCTCTCCCTCTGGGAATTCGCAGCCACGCGCGGAGAGTTATCCACCGTCGCCTCCACTCACCGCCTCGCCGCCGCCCTCGGCGCGCTTTACGACGAGGGCAAGGTCGTGCCCCGCGACGCCGACAAAGCCCTGCTCTTCCATAGCATCTCCGTCTCCGGCTTCACCGAAGGCTCCAAGACCGATCCCGAGTGGAATGCCGTCATCTTCGACGATGTCCGCCAGTCCCGCGTCCTTGCATTGGTCGCCGACCGTCTTCTCGCCCGCCCCCAACCGTGGCCGCCTATCAGCATGCTTGGCACCATCGCCCCCGCCACCAAGGCAAACGTTTCCGATCTCTACGGAGCGGCCGTTAACTTCGCCAAACGCTCCAAAGTCCCCTTCCCGCATCCTTCGCTGATGCTCTACCGGCTCTCCGCCGACCCCGCCTACAAACTCACCAGCGACACCACGAAGTGGATCCCGTTCTTGGCCGAATCCCTCGAACTCGGCGAAGTCCCCGCCGAACCCGCCACCGCCGATTCCGCCGACTACGCCGCGCTCCTCTACGAACACGCAGTCCTCGTCCGAGCCGAATCCTATGAAGGCATCCAAAAATCCATCGCCGCTTTTCAGGTGTCATGGGCCCGCGGATACACGCCCGCCGCCCTTCCCCTCGCCGAACTCACCGACGACGGCTATCTCCCCGGCGGACGTGACGCCGCCAAGCAACTCGCCCGCGCCGGTGCTGAAAAAGGCGACCCCTACTGCGCCGCCCAGCTCGGCAGCTGGCTCACCGGCGAACTTGTCGCCCAGCCCAAACCCGACCCCGCCCTCGTCGCCGAATCCCGCCGCTGGCTCCGTCAGGCCTTCAAAGCCAATATCGAACGCGTCACCGAAGACCTCGCCGACAACTACGCCGCGAACGGCGACTACCGCCAAGCCGCCCTCAACTACCGCGTAGGCCTGCGCCAGGCACCGTCCCCCCGGCTTCAAGCCGGTTACGCCGAACTCCTCGCCGCGGGCAAAGGCGACGAGAAGCCCGATCCCAAAAAAGCGTTTGAACTACTCAAGACCGCCGCCACCGAAGACCCGCGCTACCTCGTCCGCCTCGCCCAAGTGATCGAACGTGCCGAATGGGGCGCGACCAAAGACATGAATGAAGTCCGCGAACTTCTCGAACGCGCGCTCTACGGTGCCAGCGAATGGAAGGCGGGCATCGAGCTCGCCCGCATTTATCACACGGGAGTCGACGGAGAGAAAAACGAAGACCGTGCCGCCAACATGCTCCGCGCCGCCGGCGAACGCGGCGGCGCCGAAGCCGCGCTGGCCGTCGCCGCCGCCTACGAAAAAGGCGACATCATCGACAAAGATCCTACCCAAGTCGCCTACTGGAAAAAAGTCGCCATCGAAGGCATCAACCTCGACCCCGGTTAA
- the ligD gene encoding non-homologous end-joining DNA ligase: MASIKTQLDVDGTTVEVSNLQKVMYPETGFTKGDVIDYYIKISKHLLPHLKKRPITLKRYPDGVDGFFFYEKQCPPHRPKWIKTTDVPKSDGTDIHYCVMSDLPALVWAANLADLELHTFLHKAPAIGRPNALAFDLDPGLPADILTCAHVGLKLKALFDALGLESFPKTSGSKGLQIYVPLNTPVTYAKTKAFAHAVAELLARELPDLVVSDMKKSLRKGKVLVDWSQNDDHKTTVNVYSLRAKAHPTVSTPVTWKEVEAALKKKNARLLTFETTDVLKRVKKHGDLFAAVLTLKQKLPALSRLKM, translated from the coding sequence ATGGCTTCCATCAAAACCCAGCTCGACGTGGACGGCACAACCGTGGAGGTGAGCAACCTTCAGAAAGTGATGTATCCGGAAACCGGATTCACCAAGGGCGACGTGATTGATTACTACATCAAGATATCGAAGCACCTCCTGCCGCATCTCAAAAAACGGCCGATCACGCTCAAGCGTTATCCCGACGGGGTGGACGGATTTTTCTTCTACGAGAAACAGTGTCCGCCGCACCGCCCCAAGTGGATCAAGACCACCGACGTTCCTAAGTCCGACGGCACCGACATCCATTACTGCGTGATGAGCGACCTGCCCGCTCTGGTGTGGGCGGCCAACCTCGCCGACCTGGAGCTGCACACCTTCCTGCACAAGGCTCCGGCTATCGGACGCCCGAACGCGCTGGCCTTCGACCTCGATCCGGGCCTGCCGGCCGACATCCTCACTTGTGCGCACGTGGGCCTGAAGTTGAAGGCGCTCTTCGACGCGCTCGGACTGGAGAGTTTTCCCAAGACGTCCGGCTCAAAAGGCCTGCAGATTTATGTGCCGCTGAACACGCCGGTGACCTACGCAAAGACCAAGGCCTTCGCCCATGCGGTGGCGGAGTTGCTGGCGCGCGAACTGCCCGACCTCGTGGTGTCGGACATGAAGAAAAGCCTGCGCAAAGGAAAGGTGCTGGTGGACTGGAGCCAGAACGACGACCACAAGACCACGGTGAACGTCTATTCGCTCCGCGCGAAGGCACACCCGACGGTTTCGACTCCGGTGACGTGGAAGGAAGTGGAAGCCGCGTTGAAGAAAAAGAACGCCAGGCTCCTCACCTTCGAAACAACCGATGTCCTCAAGCGCGTCAAAAAACACGGCGACCTCTTCGCCGCCGTGCTGACGCTGAAGCAAAAGCTGCCGGCGCTGAGTCGCTTGAAGATGTGA
- a CDS encoding DUF5684 domain-containing protein, whose protein sequence is MEAIVGLFIGLLYLAFIIFVFAGVWKVFTKAGQPGWASLIPIYNLYIMIKITGREGWWLLLFFIPFVNVVIAIIIAIDLAKVFGKGTGFGLGLAFLGFIFYPILGFGSATYQGAPVKIV, encoded by the coding sequence ATGGAAGCAATCGTCGGTCTTTTCATCGGCCTCTTATATCTGGCCTTCATCATATTCGTATTCGCTGGCGTCTGGAAGGTCTTCACCAAGGCCGGCCAACCCGGCTGGGCCTCGCTGATCCCGATCTACAACCTTTACATCATGATCAAGATCACCGGCCGCGAGGGTTGGTGGTTGCTGCTGTTCTTCATTCCCTTCGTGAACGTCGTGATCGCGATCATCATCGCGATCGATCTCGCCAAGGTCTTCGGCAAGGGCACCGGCTTCGGTCTCGGCCTGGCTTTCCTGGGCTTTATCTTCTACCCGATCCTCGGCTTCGGATCCGCCACCTACCAGGGCGCCCCGGTGAAGATCGTCTGA
- a CDS encoding Ku protein has product MRAIWKGAISFGLVNIPVSLFPALRREELKFRLLRASDHSPVNYKRVAEADGKEVPWAQIVKGYEHEKGKFVVLKDEDFARVDVEATQTVDILHFVKLSEVNPLLFNKPYYMEATKGGEKAYVLLREALVATGKIGIAKVVIKTRQHLAAIKPQEKGLMLELMHYPEDLLETADFKTPAKAAPGAKELKMARSLIETMTAPWEPEDYQDEYHEVLEKIIEDKVKHQGRHTKAEPAAKSKRASNVIDLVAVLQQSLAENKKKPQPAAKKKPAGKSASKRKAA; this is encoded by the coding sequence ATGAGAGCTATCTGGAAAGGCGCGATCAGCTTTGGTCTGGTCAATATTCCCGTCTCCCTTTTTCCCGCGCTTCGTCGCGAGGAGTTGAAGTTCCGCCTGCTGCGCGCCTCCGACCATAGCCCCGTTAATTACAAGCGTGTCGCCGAGGCCGACGGCAAAGAGGTGCCGTGGGCCCAGATCGTCAAAGGCTACGAACACGAGAAGGGGAAGTTCGTCGTGCTGAAGGACGAAGATTTTGCCCGCGTCGATGTCGAAGCCACCCAGACCGTCGACATCCTTCACTTCGTGAAATTGTCCGAGGTGAACCCGCTGCTTTTCAACAAGCCGTATTACATGGAGGCGACCAAGGGTGGCGAAAAAGCTTACGTGCTCCTGCGCGAAGCGTTGGTCGCCACCGGCAAGATCGGTATCGCCAAGGTCGTCATCAAAACCCGCCAGCACCTCGCCGCCATCAAGCCGCAGGAGAAGGGCCTCATGCTCGAGCTGATGCATTATCCCGAAGACCTGCTCGAGACTGCGGATTTCAAAACCCCCGCCAAAGCCGCTCCCGGCGCGAAGGAGCTCAAAATGGCTCGCTCCTTGATCGAGACCATGACCGCCCCGTGGGAACCCGAAGACTATCAGGATGAATACCACGAGGTCCTCGAAAAGATCATCGAGGACAAGGTGAAGCACCAAGGCCGCCACACCAAGGCTGAGCCGGCTGCGAAATCCAAGCGTGCGTCCAACGTCATCGATCTCGTCGCCGTGCTTCAACAGAGCCTCGCCGAAAACAAAAAGAAGCCGCAGCCCGCCGCGAAGAAAAAGCCCGCCGGTAAATCTGCGTCCAAGCGCAAGGCGGCCTGA
- a CDS encoding YceH family protein, with the protein MDSMPTQPVTDVVPLSPLAARVLGCLIEKELATPDVYPLTMNTLVNACNQKSNRDPVIEVSSREVEVALDELRGQRLVVAFSGADARVTKYRQKLDEVYHPLETAARAVLGELLLRGAQTAAGLRGNAERLFAMPAAAEFELILSELAGRPAGALVRKLPRQAGQKEARWVQLLTGEPALESGAGTEPVTVTMTLPPEVERRLAALEGEVGQLRAELGELKRSLGA; encoded by the coding sequence ATGGATTCTATGCCCACTCAGCCGGTTACTGATGTTGTCCCGCTCTCGCCTCTCGCGGCGCGGGTGCTGGGGTGTTTGATCGAGAAGGAACTGGCCACGCCTGACGTGTATCCGCTCACCATGAATACGCTGGTCAATGCGTGTAACCAGAAGAGCAATCGCGATCCGGTGATCGAGGTGTCGTCACGCGAGGTCGAGGTCGCTCTGGATGAATTGCGTGGGCAGCGGCTCGTGGTCGCGTTTTCCGGCGCCGATGCGCGGGTGACCAAATACCGGCAGAAGCTCGACGAGGTTTATCATCCGCTCGAAACCGCGGCGCGGGCGGTGTTGGGCGAGTTGCTGTTGCGCGGGGCGCAGACGGCCGCGGGGTTGCGGGGCAATGCTGAGCGGTTGTTCGCGATGCCGGCGGCGGCGGAGTTTGAATTGATCTTGTCGGAGCTGGCGGGGCGTCCGGCGGGGGCGTTGGTGCGCAAGCTGCCGCGTCAGGCGGGGCAGAAGGAGGCGCGTTGGGTGCAGTTGCTCACGGGTGAACCGGCGCTGGAGTCGGGGGCCGGCACCGAGCCGGTGACCGTGACGATGACGTTGCCGCCCGAGGTGGAGCGGAGGCTGGCGGCGTTGGAGGGCGAAGTCGGGCAGCTGCGAGCGGAGCTGGGAGAGTTGAAGCGTTCTCTTGGAGCTTAG
- a CDS encoding DNA/RNA helicase domain-containing protein produces the protein MEQITRNLANDSCGWASSFPIFQGATIDEVIGSLSAYISDASPEQFRAWKGYIKPLQNECAGFLTTQPRAVSYGAVLEYLMPESSKRVDAVLLISGAVLVVELKGDGNYQPDYIEQAADYARRLYWYHSLCGEEQVRVHSLLVSYGELLPDKVREFHTLTHLSRLRDAVARFDRPNESEPIPVDKFIAPEVCQPAPSLVQAARQFFANNALPRIKRIDDVTRGAVNRVVAEIHDAHKQKRRKLVLVSGVPGAGKTFVGLQIAHESFLDDLAEVNAAGAKPTSPAVFLSGNGPLVDVLQYELKRAGGDGRVFVRGVKEFVERYSKKKSGPPPHHVLIFDEAQRAWDEHKVRTKHKDASAVSEPETFVRFAEKVPGWSVVMGLIGTGQEIHSGEEGGVGLWAEAVNKSSLEWEVVAPETFRSVFAGTKAKFSGYEELHLAKSVRFHFAAGLSDWAAGIVGDTVPASTLAKLAQSLIHEGYQIRITRSLDRARQFLWEKYRHTPDARFGLLASSRDKNLDLTGVDASRFLRTGPWYAEPENSPSSCRRLQGAITEFSAQGLELDHTLVVWGNDFLKKAGEWDASQAKQYQKKSAVKNPLQLRRNAYRVLLTRGREGMILCLPAIISELDETYAFLVEAGCEVLG, from the coding sequence ATGGAGCAAATTACGAGAAATCTAGCCAACGATTCATGTGGTTGGGCTAGTAGTTTCCCGATTTTTCAAGGAGCGACGATCGATGAAGTAATTGGCTCATTGAGCGCATATATTAGCGATGCGTCTCCAGAGCAGTTTCGAGCTTGGAAAGGCTACATTAAGCCGCTGCAAAACGAGTGTGCCGGCTTTCTTACCACACAACCGCGAGCCGTGAGTTACGGGGCCGTGCTGGAATATCTGATGCCTGAGAGTTCCAAACGAGTGGACGCCGTGCTGCTCATTTCTGGCGCGGTGCTGGTGGTTGAGTTGAAAGGAGACGGGAACTACCAGCCCGATTACATCGAGCAGGCCGCAGACTACGCTCGCCGGTTATATTGGTATCACTCGCTGTGCGGTGAGGAGCAGGTGCGCGTGCATAGTTTGCTGGTTTCATACGGCGAACTTTTACCCGACAAAGTCCGTGAGTTTCATACCCTGACTCATCTATCCCGACTACGGGATGCGGTTGCGCGGTTTGATCGACCGAACGAATCGGAACCTATACCGGTTGATAAGTTCATTGCCCCCGAGGTCTGCCAGCCTGCCCCGTCTCTTGTCCAAGCGGCACGACAGTTTTTTGCCAATAATGCTCTGCCGCGTATCAAACGTATTGATGACGTAACTCGTGGCGCGGTGAATCGGGTCGTCGCTGAAATTCATGACGCGCACAAACAGAAGCGCCGGAAGTTAGTTTTGGTCAGCGGTGTTCCTGGTGCAGGGAAAACGTTTGTCGGCCTTCAAATCGCGCATGAGTCGTTTTTGGATGATCTCGCTGAGGTCAATGCTGCAGGTGCTAAACCCACATCGCCTGCGGTTTTCCTTTCAGGCAACGGACCTCTGGTTGACGTGCTTCAATATGAGTTGAAACGGGCAGGTGGCGATGGACGTGTTTTTGTTCGGGGCGTGAAGGAGTTCGTCGAACGTTACTCGAAAAAGAAATCCGGTCCGCCTCCGCATCACGTTTTGATTTTTGATGAAGCTCAGCGGGCTTGGGATGAGCATAAAGTTAGGACCAAACATAAAGATGCATCGGCTGTGTCTGAGCCTGAAACGTTTGTTCGCTTTGCGGAAAAGGTGCCCGGATGGAGCGTGGTGATGGGTTTGATCGGGACTGGACAGGAGATCCATTCCGGAGAGGAAGGTGGCGTTGGGCTTTGGGCAGAGGCGGTCAATAAATCATCCCTAGAATGGGAGGTCGTCGCACCTGAGACGTTCCGGTCGGTCTTCGCGGGCACGAAAGCAAAGTTTAGCGGTTACGAGGAATTACATTTGGCGAAATCTGTGAGATTTCACTTTGCTGCCGGGTTGAGCGACTGGGCCGCAGGTATTGTTGGGGATACTGTGCCTGCATCGACGTTGGCCAAACTTGCCCAAAGTTTGATCCACGAAGGTTATCAAATCCGAATTACGCGTAGCCTTGATCGTGCCCGCCAGTTCTTGTGGGAGAAATATCGGCACACTCCTGACGCTCGTTTCGGATTACTGGCCTCCAGCCGCGATAAAAACTTGGACCTGACTGGTGTTGATGCCTCTCGGTTTTTGAGAACAGGTCCTTGGTATGCCGAGCCCGAGAACTCACCGAGTTCGTGCCGTCGCTTGCAGGGGGCGATTACGGAGTTTTCGGCTCAAGGATTGGAGCTAGATCATACGCTCGTTGTATGGGGAAATGATTTTCTGAAAAAGGCCGGCGAGTGGGATGCGTCGCAAGCTAAGCAGTATCAGAAAAAATCGGCCGTTAAGAATCCTCTCCAATTGCGTCGCAATGCCTACCGCGTGCTACTCACGCGCGGCCGCGAAGGTATGATTCTCTGTTTGCCGGCGATCATTTCTGAGCTCGACGAGACTTATGCGTTTCTCGTCGAGGCGGGATGCGAAGTGCTAGGCTAG